A genomic stretch from Calidithermus timidus DSM 17022 includes:
- a CDS encoding sensor domain-containing diguanylate cyclase — MLRRQARSKRQLALLVGVLEELGQLPTREAVLAALPELLQRQGEGHASIWVPSGEGFRRLAFSGTSHLPDAIAATGVVGRAYATAQPQYVRDVNRDPDYIPATSASRGSELALPLWEGDQVVAVLNLERARPFLEDERQGLERFARAVSAQLSRLAEQLETELLNHLVISLVPLKSPRAILERALEILMPILNLPYGGVLMQQGAQMLLVARQGSNGSDSQSGIPFGPSLVWQAYRDGQPVFIERASAYQGAPLEALLEGLEGLVLHPIPLPGAQRQRVLLYLGEPQPRAWRKAERELLQAACRTIGLALEAALTHERLEALLQLARDTVEAPPARVYQQVLEAAVRLVPGAEKGSLLVRKGENFYFQAVVGFELAPLARLHFTEADHLIWYGGDRSGWQRGEPRIISTDRLSIAELSRSTTPDDTLERVAAIDRLQANLTMPIPYQGEVLALLNLDNFHDPVAFDSYSKGVAHFFSAPVAAILHEVRNRKLLEEAALTDALTGLPNRRAFDRRLGEELERARRHGYPLSLLVMDLCGFKQVNDRLGHARGDEALVRVAQALLLEQRKGDSLFRWGGDEFAAILPHADLPGSITAAQRYANLVQTICLEGLCMGLNIGVATFPEEAADQTALLQLADSRMYKAKERGVAVVQQL, encoded by the coding sequence GTGCTACGGAGACAAGCCCGGAGCAAACGTCAGCTCGCTTTGCTGGTAGGGGTGCTCGAGGAGCTCGGTCAGCTCCCCACCCGCGAGGCAGTGCTCGCCGCCCTCCCCGAGTTGTTACAGCGCCAGGGAGAGGGTCATGCCTCGATCTGGGTACCCAGCGGAGAGGGCTTTCGTAGGCTGGCTTTCTCGGGTACTTCCCACCTGCCCGACGCCATCGCGGCTACCGGGGTGGTTGGGCGGGCCTACGCTACCGCTCAGCCCCAGTACGTCAGGGATGTGAACAGGGATCCGGACTACATTCCAGCCACCTCCGCCTCCAGGGGCAGTGAACTGGCCCTGCCCCTGTGGGAGGGGGATCAGGTGGTGGCGGTGCTCAACCTCGAGCGCGCCCGGCCCTTCCTCGAGGACGAACGCCAGGGCCTGGAGCGCTTCGCCCGCGCGGTCAGCGCCCAGCTCTCACGGCTGGCCGAACAGCTGGAAACCGAGCTGCTCAACCACCTGGTCATCTCGCTGGTGCCCCTCAAATCCCCTCGGGCCATCCTCGAGCGCGCGCTGGAAATCCTGATGCCCATCCTCAACCTGCCCTACGGTGGGGTCCTGATGCAGCAAGGCGCGCAAATGCTGCTGGTGGCCCGCCAGGGTTCGAACGGCAGCGATAGCCAAAGCGGCATTCCTTTTGGCCCTAGCCTCGTCTGGCAGGCTTATCGCGATGGCCAGCCGGTGTTCATCGAGCGCGCTTCGGCCTACCAGGGCGCACCTCTGGAGGCGCTTTTGGAGGGGCTAGAGGGCCTGGTGCTCCACCCCATCCCGCTGCCGGGCGCTCAAAGGCAGCGGGTGCTGCTCTACCTGGGCGAGCCGCAGCCTCGAGCCTGGCGCAAAGCCGAGCGTGAGTTGCTCCAAGCGGCTTGCCGCACCATCGGCCTGGCCCTGGAGGCCGCGCTGACCCACGAGCGCCTGGAAGCTCTGCTGCAGCTGGCGCGCGATACCGTCGAAGCCCCGCCCGCTCGGGTCTACCAGCAGGTGCTGGAGGCCGCGGTACGGTTGGTACCGGGTGCTGAAAAGGGCAGCCTTTTGGTGCGCAAAGGAGAGAATTTCTACTTTCAGGCCGTGGTGGGCTTTGAGCTGGCGCCCTTGGCTAGGCTGCACTTCACCGAGGCCGATCACCTGATCTGGTATGGCGGGGACCGGTCGGGTTGGCAGCGGGGAGAGCCGCGCATCATCAGCACCGATCGGCTCTCCATCGCTGAGCTCAGCCGCAGCACCACCCCCGACGACACCCTCGAGCGGGTCGCGGCTATAGACCGCTTGCAGGCTAACCTGACCATGCCCATCCCCTACCAGGGGGAGGTGCTGGCCTTGCTCAACCTCGACAACTTTCACGACCCGGTAGCCTTCGATAGCTATTCGAAGGGGGTGGCTCACTTCTTCAGCGCTCCCGTAGCCGCCATCCTGCACGAGGTCAGAAACCGCAAGCTGCTCGAGGAAGCCGCACTCACCGATGCCCTCACCGGGTTGCCTAACCGCCGCGCCTTCGACCGCCGCCTGGGCGAGGAACTCGAGCGGGCCAGACGCCACGGCTATCCGCTGTCGCTGCTGGTGATGGATTTGTGCGGCTTCAAACAGGTCAACGACCGCCTGGGCCATGCCCGCGGTGACGAGGCGCTGGTGCGCGTGGCCCAAGCCCTGCTGCTCGAGCAGCGCAAGGGCGACAGCCTGTTTCGCTGGGGTGGCGATGAGTTCGCCGCCATTCTGCCCCACGCCGATTTGCCGGGGAGCATCACAGCAGCCCAGCGCTACGCCAACCTGGTGCAAACCATCTGCCTGGAGGGGCTGTGCATGGGACTCAACATCGGCGTGGCGACCTTCCCCGAGGAGGCCGCCGACCAGACTGCCTTGCTCCAACTGGCCGACAGCCGCATGTACAAAGCCAAGGAGCGGGGGGTCGCCGTGGTGCAACAGCTTTGA
- a CDS encoding DUF1028 domain-containing protein: MTPISTFSLVARDPQSGDLAVAVASKFLAVGAVVPWLEAGVGAVATQSYANPRFGPQGLALMKAGAGMEEILATLRRTDPGLHTRQFGMVNAQGESLSFTGNECHGWAGGKSGENFAAQGNILSGPEVIDALVDTFLSTSLPFPERLCAALLAADRAGGDRRGRQSASLTVVGIGKGYGGMDRWIDLRVDDHPDPCLELSRLLEIHRLLFDRSEKAEPLGQEDIAWIQRTLTRLGHYSGEVTGSWDEATEKAFRALVGIENLEERYDGGPYLDPVVLRYLRNKLGE, from the coding sequence ATGACCCCTATCTCGACCTTTTCTCTCGTAGCCCGCGACCCTCAAAGCGGCGACCTCGCGGTGGCCGTGGCCAGCAAATTCCTGGCGGTGGGGGCGGTGGTGCCCTGGCTCGAGGCGGGTGTGGGCGCGGTGGCGACCCAGTCCTACGCCAACCCCAGGTTCGGACCCCAGGGGCTGGCGCTGATGAAAGCCGGAGCTGGGATGGAAGAGATCCTGGCGACCCTCCGCAGGACCGACCCGGGCTTGCACACGAGGCAGTTCGGGATGGTCAACGCCCAGGGCGAGAGCCTCTCCTTCACGGGCAACGAGTGCCACGGCTGGGCCGGGGGCAAGTCGGGCGAGAATTTCGCCGCCCAAGGCAATATCCTCAGCGGTCCCGAGGTGATCGACGCGCTGGTAGATACTTTCCTAAGCACCAGTCTGCCCTTCCCCGAGCGCCTGTGCGCCGCGCTGCTGGCCGCCGACCGGGCCGGGGGCGACCGACGCGGGCGACAATCGGCCTCGCTGACGGTGGTGGGGATCGGCAAGGGCTACGGCGGGATGGACCGCTGGATCGACTTACGCGTGGATGACCACCCCGACCCCTGCCTCGAGCTCTCCCGGTTGCTGGAGATCCACCGGCTGCTCTTCGACAGGAGCGAGAAGGCCGAGCCGCTTGGCCAGGAGGACATCGCCTGGATTCAGCGAACCCTCACCCGGCTGGGCCACTACTCGGGTGAGGTAACGGGAAGCTGGGACGAGGCCACAGAAAAAGCCTTCCGGGCGCTGGTGGGCATCGAGAACCTCGAGGAACGCTATGACGGCGGGCCCTACCTCGACCCGGTGGTGCTGCGCTACCTGAGGAACAAGCTAGGAGAGTAG
- a CDS encoding helix-turn-helix domain-containing protein translates to MEVKGVDMGGFGERLREARRARGLEIGDLARRLKLRPAVVEALEAEAWERLPEPVLARGYLRSYALALGLDPKPLLALCPGGVAPAAKPQEPAEESAIRVRVLRPAL, encoded by the coding sequence ATGGAGGTCAAGGGGGTAGACATGGGCGGGTTTGGAGAGCGGCTGCGGGAGGCCCGGAGGGCGAGGGGCTTGGAGATTGGGGACCTGGCGCGTCGGCTGAAGTTGCGTCCTGCCGTGGTGGAGGCGCTCGAGGCCGAAGCCTGGGAGCGGCTTCCCGAGCCGGTGCTGGCCCGGGGATACTTGCGCAGCTACGCCCTCGCGCTGGGCCTGGACCCCAAGCCCCTGCTGGCGCTGTGTCCGGGGGGTGTCGCCCCGGCGGCAAAACCGCAGGAGCCTGCCGAGGAGAGCGCCATCCGGGTGCGGGTATTGCGGCCTGCGCTGTAG
- a CDS encoding YgfZ/GcvT domain-containing protein → MKSLVTMPPEAELDALRQGAGLIRHDGGLLELRGSDRTDFLHNQCTSHVKGLAQGGWLQTLFLNPRGQIEFLGSVFNRPESLWLATDRPAELRQRFLRYIIFDQVEVAELPGYARLELIGPRAAEVLQAPRVGSFVEQGGALLARHVHGLELIVPLEGLQALRERVLSAGGVEVGSGAYDLWRIERGVAGNLEALGELPQEVGLEERVSYQKGCYLGQEIMARLEARGNTRYRLMALRGEGLGPGAEVRRGEKAVGRVGTVALSPQEGPLGLALLRKEVQAGEELWVGEASVRALELPLR, encoded by the coding sequence ATGAAAAGCCTCGTCACGATGCCCCCTGAGGCCGAACTGGACGCGCTGCGTCAGGGGGCGGGTCTAATCCGGCACGACGGGGGCCTGCTCGAGCTGCGCGGGTCCGACCGCACGGACTTCCTGCACAACCAGTGCACCTCGCACGTCAAGGGCCTGGCCCAGGGCGGCTGGCTTCAGACCCTCTTCCTCAACCCTCGGGGTCAGATCGAGTTCTTGGGCAGCGTCTTTAACCGCCCCGAGAGCTTGTGGTTGGCGACCGATCGCCCCGCCGAGCTGCGCCAGCGTTTTTTGCGCTACATCATCTTCGATCAGGTCGAAGTCGCCGAGCTACCGGGCTACGCACGGCTCGAGCTGATCGGCCCGCGGGCTGCCGAAGTCCTGCAAGCGCCTCGGGTGGGAAGCTTCGTAGAGCAGGGGGGAGCGCTGCTGGCCCGTCACGTCCACGGCCTCGAGCTCATCGTGCCGCTGGAAGGCCTCCAGGCGCTGCGCGAGCGGGTATTGAGCGCCGGTGGGGTCGAGGTGGGCTCTGGGGCCTACGACCTGTGGCGCATCGAGCGGGGGGTGGCGGGCAACCTCGAGGCCTTGGGCGAATTACCGCAGGAGGTGGGCCTGGAGGAGCGGGTTTCTTACCAGAAGGGCTGCTATTTGGGCCAGGAGATCATGGCCCGCCTCGAGGCGCGGGGCAACACCCGTTACCGCCTGATGGCCCTGCGAGGGGAGGGGCTCGGGCCAGGAGCCGAGGTGCGGCGCGGCGAGAAGGCGGTGGGCAGGGTGGGCACGGTGGCCCTTTCTCCCCAGGAGGGGCCGCTGGGCCTGGCGCTGCTGCGCAAGGAAGTTCAAGCCGGTGAAGAGCTGTGGGTGGGCGAGGCTTCGGTGCGGGCGCTCGAGCTGCCCCTGCGATGA
- a CDS encoding DUF4286 family protein gives MVTYEITATVRADLCAAYERYMCERHIPDLLKTGAFAGASFSRSAPGRYRVRYEAHDRAALDRYLTEHAPRLRRHVSEMFPEGVELSREEWEVLALWPPSPQAAT, from the coding sequence ATGGTGACTTACGAGATCACGGCCACGGTGCGTGCGGATTTGTGCGCGGCTTACGAGCGCTACATGTGCGAGCGACACATCCCCGACCTGCTAAAGACCGGCGCCTTCGCCGGGGCCAGCTTCAGCCGCTCGGCCCCTGGGCGCTACCGCGTCCGCTACGAGGCCCACGACCGCGCCGCCCTCGACCGCTACCTGACCGAGCACGCTCCTCGACTGCGCCGTCACGTGAGCGAGATGTTTCCCGAGGGCGTTGAGCTCAGCCGCGAGGAGTGGGAGGTGCTGGCGCTGTGGCCTCCCTCGCCCCAGGCCGCAACCTGA
- a CDS encoding CinA family nicotinamide mononucleotide deamidase-related protein, which produces MFLTEIIGVGSELLYGETVDTNTAEIARSLRPYAVELRRTLRVSDDLEALSAEIASALSRARLVVLSGGLGPTPDDVTREAIAAALGEPMELDPEVLRWLEDLFARRGWKMPEANRKQAMKIPSASWLPNPRGTAPGWWVRKEGFDLIALPGPPAEWRPMWQRVLPQLGLPSRAYAQKVFKTFGLGESAITEELGELFVRQGQAEVGTYAKPHGVEVVIRGEPAEVERLAQAIRPRLGRAVWGEDDDTLAQVLLGALEARGSTLATMESLTGGLLGSLLSEVPGASRVYLGGVVSYSPEAKVRYGVPEEIVERGTVSRDCAIAMAETVRNTLGATYALATTGVAGPDELEGHPVGTVFVGLAGPTGSAARPYRLPAPSRDAVRQRAANAALFMLTQELLGVEVQR; this is translated from the coding sequence ATGTTTTTAACAGAAATCATCGGGGTGGGGAGCGAGCTTCTGTACGGCGAAACGGTGGACACCAACACCGCCGAGATCGCCCGTAGCCTACGCCCCTACGCCGTTGAGCTGCGGCGCACCCTGCGCGTATCCGACGACCTGGAGGCCCTCAGCGCCGAAATTGCCTCAGCCCTGAGCCGTGCTCGCCTGGTCGTGCTCTCCGGTGGGCTGGGGCCCACCCCCGACGACGTGACCCGCGAGGCCATCGCCGCCGCTCTGGGCGAGCCGATGGAACTCGACCCCGAGGTGCTGCGTTGGCTCGAGGACCTCTTCGCCCGGCGCGGCTGGAAGATGCCCGAGGCCAACCGCAAGCAGGCCATGAAGATCCCCTCGGCGAGCTGGTTGCCCAATCCGCGCGGCACCGCGCCGGGCTGGTGGGTGCGCAAGGAAGGTTTCGACCTCATCGCCCTGCCGGGCCCGCCCGCCGAATGGCGGCCCATGTGGCAGCGGGTTTTGCCCCAGCTAGGGTTGCCTTCTCGGGCTTATGCCCAGAAGGTCTTCAAAACCTTTGGCCTGGGAGAGTCGGCCATCACCGAGGAGCTGGGCGAACTGTTCGTGCGGCAGGGCCAGGCCGAGGTGGGCACCTACGCCAAGCCCCACGGGGTCGAGGTGGTCATCCGGGGAGAACCCGCGGAGGTCGAGCGGTTGGCCCAGGCCATCCGCCCCAGGCTGGGCCGCGCGGTGTGGGGCGAGGACGACGACACCCTGGCCCAGGTGCTGTTGGGGGCGCTCGAGGCAAGGGGCTCAACCCTCGCCACCATGGAGTCGCTCACCGGGGGCCTGCTGGGCTCGTTGCTGAGCGAGGTTCCCGGCGCTTCGCGGGTTTACCTGGGCGGCGTGGTATCGTACAGCCCGGAGGCTAAGGTGCGCTATGGAGTACCCGAGGAAATAGTCGAGCGGGGCACGGTTTCTCGGGATTGTGCCATCGCCATGGCAGAGACAGTCCGAAATACCCTGGGGGCCACCTATGCCCTCGCCACCACCGGGGTGGCCGGCCCGGACGAGCTCGAGGGCCACCCCGTCGGAACGGTTTTCGTGGGCCTAGCCGGGCCCACGGGCTCCGCGGCCCGGCCCTATCGCCTGCCCGCTCCTTCGCGCGATGCGGTGCGCCAGCGGGCGGCCAATGCCGCGCTGTTCATGCTGACTCAGGAACTGCTGGGCGTCGAGGTGCAGCGGTGA